From one Perca flavescens isolate YP-PL-M2 chromosome 19, PFLA_1.0, whole genome shotgun sequence genomic stretch:
- the rab1ba gene encoding zRAB1B, member RAS oncogene family a, translating into MNPEYDYLFKLLLIGDSGVGKSCLLLRFADDTYTESYISTIGVDFKIRTIELDGKTIKLQIWDTAGQERFRTITSSYYRGAHGIIVVYDVTDQESYNNVKQWLQEIDRYASENVNKLLVGNKCDLTTKKVVDYTTAKEFADSLAIPFLETSAKNATNVEQAFMTMAAEIKKRMGPGATAGGAKSNLKIDSTPVRQSEGGCC; encoded by the exons ATGAATCCCGAATA tgaCTATCTGTTCAAGCTCCTGCTCATTGGAGACTCTGGAGTAGGGAAGTCCTGTCTTCTGCTGCGCTTTGCT gacGACACCTACACAGAGAGCTACATCAGCACCATCGGAGTGGACTTTAAGATCCGCACCATTGAGCTGGATGGCAAGACCATCAAACTGCAGATT TGGGACACCGCAGGCCAGGAGAGGTTTCGTACTATCACCTCCAGTTACTACCGCGGAGCCCACGGCATCATAGTTGTATATGACGTGACAGATCAG GAGTCCTATAACAACGTCAAGCAGTGGCTTCAGGAAATCGACCGCTACGCCAGTGAAAATGTCAACAAGCTTCTGGTGGGCAACAAGTGTGACCTGACCACTAAGAAAGTAGTGGACTACACAACAGCCAAG gagtttgccgACTCTTTGGCCATCCCCTTCCTGGAGACGAGCGCCAAGAACGCCACCAACGTAGAGCAGGCTTTCATGACCATGGCCGCAGAGATCAAGAAGCGCATGGGTCCCGGGGCCACAGCCGGCGGCGCCAAGTCCAACTTAAAAATCGACAGCACCCCCGTCCGGCAGTCTGAAGGGGGCTGCTGTTAA